The Setaria italica strain Yugu1 chromosome IX, Setaria_italica_v2.0, whole genome shotgun sequence genome has a window encoding:
- the LOC101763642 gene encoding zinc finger protein ZPR1, translated as MASSGDDGRVVVDLRSAAESAAGAGGEEAHATPLHEIESLCMRCGENGTTRLLLTLIPNFREVVLMAFECPHCGERNNEIQFAGQLQPKGCCYRLEVPSGQSEILNRQVVKSDSATIKIPELDFEIPPEAQRGKCSTVEGIIMRAVDELQALQDERKKVDPQKAEAIDQFLLKLRSLGSGEAAFTFILDDPAGNSYIENPHAPSSDPLLSVRFYERTREQQAALGFLAEPEQPGEAVLPVSAVGSNSGGLQAEPHGAVGALAGRRAIAQGNPDEVAAALCRYAAPEEVDVLPSSCGACGAECVTRFFATKIPYFREVIVMATTCDICGYRNSELKPGGEIPAKGKKTTLRVQNVKDLTRDVIKSDSASVKVPELELELTSGTLGGMVTTVEGLIVKICEALERIHGFHLGDSTLEWKKKKWDDFKDRLSKLLSLQEPWTLILDDGLAASFVAPATDSLEDDKQLTIEEYQRSWEQNEELGLNDMDTSSADHAYNTTST; from the exons ATGGCGAGCTCCGGCGATGATGGGCGCGTGGTGGTAGACCTCCGCTCCGCGGCGGAGTCGGCGGCCGGGgcaggcggcgaggaggcgcacGCCACGCCGCTCCACGAGATTGAGTCCCTATGCATGCGCTGCGGCGAGAAC GGCACCACGAGGCTGCTTCTAACGCTGATCCCGAACTTCCGGGAG GTGGTTCTGATGGCCTTCGAGTGCCCGCATTGTGGTGAGAG GAACAATGAGATTCAGTTTGCTGGACAGCTTCAGCCGAAGGGTTGCTGCTATCGCTTGGAGGTTCCATCTGGGCAGAGCGAG ATACTGAACCGTCAGGTTGTGAAATCTGATTCAGCAACTATCAAG ATCCCAGAATTGGACTTTGAGATTCCTCCAGAAGCTCAACGTGGGAAGTGTTCTACT GTGGAAGGGATTATTATGCGAGCTGTGGATGAGCTGCAGGCTcttcaagatgaaagaaag AAAGTAGATCCTCAAAAGGCTGAAGCCATCGATCAATTTTTACTGAAGTTGAGATCCCTTGGGTCTGGAGAAGCTGCATTTACCTTTATTCTTGATGATCCTGCAGGAAACAGCTATATTGAGAACCC GCATGCTCCATCATCAGATCCTTTGCTATCTGTGAGATTCTACGAGAGGACACGTGAACAGCAAGCAGCACTTGGTTTTCTTGCTGAACCAGAACAACCTGGAGAGGCTGTTTTGCCTGTTTCAGCAGTGGGATCCAATTCTGGTGGGTTGCAAGCCGAGCCCCATGGCGCAGTTGGAGCCCTTGCAGGTCGTCGTGCTATAGCACAGGGCAACCCTGATGAAGTTGCTGCAGCACTGTGTAGATACGCAGCACCAGAAGAG GTTGATGTGTTGCCATCATCATGTGGGGCCTGTGGAGCAGAATGTGTCACACGTTTCTTTGCTACAA AGATCCCATATTTCCGGGAGGTGATTGTTATGGCAACAACATGTGACATCTGTGGTTACCGCAATTCAGAG CTGAAGCCTGGGGGTGAAATTCCAGCTAAAGGAAAGAAAACTACGCTACGTGTTCAAAATGTAAAAGACCTCACTCGTGATGTCATAAAG TCAGATTCAGCTAGTGTGAAAGTACCTGAACTTGAGTTGGAGCTCACAAGTGGAACGTTGGGTGGTATGGTCACAACGGTTGAAGGTTTGATCGTGAAAATATGCGAGG CTCTGGAGAGAATACATGGATTCCACCTGGGTGATAGCACACTGGAatggaaaaagaagaaatgggATGATTTCAAGGATAGACTATCCAAG CTTCTGAGTTTACAAGAGCCCTGGACTTTAATCCTTGATGATGGATTGGCAGCTTCATTTGTAGCTCCAGCTACAGATTCGTTAGAAGATGACAAGCAGCTTACCA TTGAGGAATATCAGAGGAGTTGGGAGCAGAATGAGGAACTTGGCTTGAATGACATGGATACTTCCTCTGCAGACCACGCTTACAACACAACCAGCACATGA
- the LOC101764446 gene encoding TIP41-like protein: protein MASAAAWEGPTAAELKAAGAEAIPGGVRVKGWVIQSHKGPILNAASLQRFEDELQTTHLPEMVFGESFLSLEHNQTGIKLHFNALDALKAWKKEALPPVEVPAAAKWKFRSKPSDQVILDYDYTFTTPYCGSDAVVLNSGTTQAGLDGCSTLCWEDTDDRIDLVALSAKEPILFYDEVILYEDELADNGISFLTVRVRVMPTGWFLLLRFWLRVDGVLMRLRDTRLHCSFGNGDGAKPVVLRECCWREATCASLSAKGYPSDSAAYADPNLIAQKLPVVMQKTQKLKIPS, encoded by the exons atggcttcggcggcggcgtgggagggCCCGACGGCCGCGGAGCTGAAGGCGGCGGGTGCGGAGGCGATTCCCGGCGGCGTGAGAGTGAAGGGGTGGGTCATCCAGTCCCACAAGGGCCCCATCCTCAACGCCGCCTCTCTCCAACG CTTTGAAGACGAACTTCAAACAACACATTTACCTGAGATGGTTTTTGGAGAGAGTTTCCTGTCCCTTGAACATAATCAAACTGGCATCAAATTGCATTTCAATGCGCTTGATGCACTCAAGGCATGGAAGAAAGAGGCATTGCCACCTGTTGAGGTTCCTGCTGCAGCAAAATGGAAGTTCAGAAG CAAGCCTTCTGATCAGGTGATACTTGATTATGACTATACATTTACGACACCATACTGTGGGAGTGATGCTGTGGTTCTGAACTCAGGCACT ACGCAAGCAGGTTTAGATGGATGCAGCACTTTGTGTTGGGAGGATACTGATGATCGGATTGACCTTGTTGCCCTTTCAGCAAAAGAGCCTATTCTGTTCTATGATGAG GTTATCTTGTATGAAGATGAATTAGCTGACAATGGAATTTCTTTTCTTACAGTGAGAGTG AGGGTAATGCCCACCGGTTGGTTTCTGCTTTTGCGTTTTTGG CTTAGGGTTGATGGTGTACTGATGAGATTAAGGGACACTCGATTGCATTGTTCTTTTGGAAATGGTGACGGAGCCAAACCCGTGGTACTCCGAGAATGCTGCTGGAGGGAAGCAACATGTGCTAGTCTGTCTGCG AAAGGATATCCCTCCGACTCCGCAGCATATGCAGATCCAAATCTTATTGCTCAGAAACTTCCGGTTGTGATGCAGAAGACCCAGAAGCTGAAAATACCCAGCTGA